The sequence below is a genomic window from Cicer arietinum cultivar CDC Frontier isolate Library 1 chromosome 6, Cicar.CDCFrontier_v2.0, whole genome shotgun sequence.
ACATATTTTGAACTTCCTAGATCAGTGCCGTGTTCTGCAAAGGCGTACACGTGTGTACCTTTGACAGGTACTCGTACCTCAGCTGCCAGCTGCAGGAAGAACAAGAAATCGGATAAATGTTTGCTGGATAATGTATAGATTGGAAGAATTAAAACTACTATTGTATCTTCATAGAAAATCTTAAGATGTACACGGCTATTCTTACCTCAAGGATGTTTCTGGCTGCTCCAATCTCACCCATGTTGTAACCCCTAACAGAGTAGGGACCCCCAAGAGTAAAAGCATCATAACTTGGGAGGTCGCCTACGCAGCCACCGTAGTGGCCATGGAGGACAAGCACTGGCGGCGGTGGTTTGCCAGCACCTTCCTCAACAGACTTCAGTTGGAAAAACCGTGTCACGGTTAATTGGTGACGGTTAAAGAATGGGAAATTGCTGCCAACACCAAGTCCTTGATCTACCTGCAGTTTGTATAAAGAGATAACTTTATCGACACAGAACATAGCATAGCAAACTTCAAGATCATAAATTCATGAAATGCAATCTCTTGTGTCCTCAAAGTTACAGTAATATAGTGTTTGCTTAGAGGGAATGAAGGTGGggtgatttttatgaattttttttgtttggttcaaCAATTTGGAAGGAAGGGGGGTGGAAGGGAGCAAAAATCATCCTTCTGAATTATGGCTCCTCTTCAAATCGGGGATTTGGAGGGGGATTTTCATCTATATTTAGTCACTGAAATCACCAAATGGAGACTAAACATGGATGAAAATTGTTGTAGAGACTAAactttataatatgatattttattagggtctaaaattatgtttaactCGTAAAAATTAGAACATATATATGATAAAGGATTTTGAACATATTGGTGTCTCAATAAAATAATGAGGCTCGGCTCAAACCCTACTTGATgcatccctttttttttttctcccctATCGGAAGTCTAGGTTTATTTTCTAATGCAAAACAGGAAATGCAGCAAATATCTACCAAATATGGTTCTcttatttgaaagaaaatgaaatttattggACAATATCAAAAGCAATGATTATAAGATGAGATAGTCACCTGGAACATGTTCCTACTTCCAATGATAGCTCCATTTACAAACCTTGTGTTATCCCGCGTAATATTTGCCTGTAAAAACGCCATCCTATCGATACCGGTACCACTTAGGGTGGTTGGAGGTCCATCTGCACTAATTCCTCCATTAGGCAAAACTCTTTGACCATTGGAACAGATATTATTGGTTTCATCGCGTGTTATTATCTCTTCCATTACTAATCCATAAGTGAATTTACTCTGACGAGAAAAATTCTGCATGGAAAACACGAAATGCAAGTTAAAAAGAAAACTACCAAGCCCAAATAGCCAACTCAAGAAGACTAATCTAAAACAACCAGTAAAATTACCTCAGTGATATTGGTTTTAACACCAGCACGGTCAACCCATATTGAGGGCACTTCATCCACCCCTGGCCCCCCAGTGAACACCGGGCTCAGTTTTCGGCTATTGAAACAGTTTACACGGAGAGTTCGGTTGCGTGGATTATGTACACCATCCAAATACGGATGTGCATACTCCATTTTAAATGCAAGATCATCCTACAGCAGTACATAAAGCGCATTTAACTAATTACCAATGCATACACCTACATAAATAAGAAACTAAAGTACTGCTATAATAAATGGGAGAAAAAACTCAACAGACTAGTAGTATAAGAGTACCTGAGGATTCCAGAAGTTGCTAGTTGTCACTGAACCAGTAAGAGATCTATTCAATCCTTGCAGATTCCGATGTTCAAAAGTAATAGTCCCTCCCGGCTGCAGGGAAGCCTGTACAAACATTAAACAGAAAACAAACACATAAATCTagcaaacaaaaatcaacattcaacaaacaaaatcaacatTCGGTTCGCCGCAAATACCAATGTTGGACGCCCTCCTCGCCCAGGAACAATACTCCACTCAGTACTAACTTCAGCCGACTTCTGCTCCAACTCTTTGACCTTAATTTCAACAATTATACTTCCCTCATTCTTCTCATCGGGCCTTGGATTCACCTCAATGTTGGAAAACAAAGCAAGGGAATTTATGTTCCTCAAAGCTTGCTTCCCAGCTTCAATGTTAAAAATATGACCCGGTTCAAGCTGTTATGATGTCAATCCAACACAAATAAACATTCACATTCACCAAGTCAAAAATAATAACCATAGCCAAACAAGCACATATTAGAAACATACAATTACAAACCTGTCTAGGAAGTTCTCTTTGAACAACAGGGACTTCAGTATTCCCTTCAACAACATTACCAAGTTTATCCAAAAACTGAATAGACAACTGAGTAATATCCCCTTCAACAACCTCGCAAACAACCTCACGTGTATTAAGGTTACCAAAATTAACAACCTGAGCACAAGCATAACCTTCATCATGATACCACTTCTGAACACGGTCCCTTATCCTCTGCAACAACCTAGCACTAACCCTACCTTGTTTAGACAACATCTCCTTAATCTCCCAATAAACCTGAGGAGCCAAAAGACAAGGTCTGGAAGTATCGATTCTCCTCTTATATTCCCTCTCCTGTCTTCTAAAAAATTCAAGCTTCTCCCTTTCAGTCATATCAGGGTCCATCTCAACCGGTTTAGATTGACCCATTAAACCCACATTGATACATCTGAACCGTTCTGCTTTCTCCCACATACTCTCGGCAAACGAAATCGTCAACGACATTGACCCATCTGCATTGGTTTTCCCTTCCATGTCAACCTTCTCGAACATTCCACAAGAAGCTAAGCTTTCTAGCTCCTTCTGAAGCTGAGCTTTAGTGTAAACTCCACCAGGTTTAAGAGACACCATGTCTAGAAACGAATCTTCGGTTCCGATTTTCCTCTTCGTTTTCCGATCGAAGAATGTGATTTCTGAGATTTTGTATCTCTTAAACCCGCTCAGTTTGTTAAGTTGAACAGTGATGTTCACCGGAAGTTCGTGTGAATCCCAATCTTGTGATTTAGGTTCGTCAGCGATGGCTCTTGATGGAGAGAGAATTCTTGACCAGAAGGATCCTTCGTCGCCGTTAAACCAGTTACCTCCTCCTCCGCCGCCGCCGCCGGAGGAGGATCCACCACCACTTCCACCAAGACCTCCGTTGGCATTGCCACCGGATAAATCGGGGATGAGGAAATGGAGAGAATCGGTGAGAAAAAGAGCGGATGCGGCGGATGAGACGGCGAGGGTGGTGGAGAGGGTTTTGAAAAGGGATGATGAGTTGGAGGAATCAGTGTGGTCGTCGGAAGAAGAGAGATGACATTTGAAGGAAGAAGGACGAGAGATACGATTATTGCGGCGACGAAGGGGATGGGGAGGGGGTGATAGGGTAGGGGTTAAGCGATTGGAAGTAATAAAGGAAGAAGACATGGCTTCAGATGAGGTCGCTGTAATGCGAAACAAAGAAGAGATAAACCACACTGGGGTTTTGTTTTTGCttttagctttttatttttatttttatttttatttttatttatatttatttttacaatttacaaTAATTACATTATTACGTCTACTAATATTACCAACTGCGTCTTTCTTCTTTATTATACCTCTCACCGTTTTTAACTACTCCCCAAACTGTTAAACGACATAAATCTTAGTATTAAACGctgtttataaattttattacaacaaataatttttacaatttataattacatttattaactttcttttttatgagatatgtatttttttttgtctgaaaataaataattattaaattatatacatttacgaaattttaaattcaagttaaaataaaatgtttaaataaaaatattagtatttattaaaattaaaatttaaaaacaaaatattagtatttattagtttaaaaatttaaagtgaagtaaaaaatattataaaaattaaatgctagtaagtaaattttataatattataaacatttaTGAAAGATTGTAAAGATAtctttaaatgtttttattttaaccaAGATgtcttcaaaaattaaataggCGATAACTTCAATGTCTTTTTTCGGCTGCTAGTATTTGGTAGAAAAGGGCACTTAGCACTATTTTAAAActagtattttaaatattcataatCAGATCATTATTGCATTGATTGTTGTTTCTTATGATTAATGATTAATTTCTTACCGATACAATGGGTCTAAGGCAAGTGATTAATCTGCTGTGTCTGATTATAGTAAATTTCGGGATATTCAGTTTTATCAGCTGAAAGGTAAGGTCATTACTCATCAAGATAAACATATTTTAGTAaaacaaaagttaaataaataaactttatcATGTATGATGTAAGCGCGTATAAAATTTTACACATCacatttttaatgtaattataataaaatttatagatttttaatgatttaataattGAGATTAATAGATAGAActtttttatattgtcaatatatacaaattaaattttaactatattatatctctaagaaaataaattttgtattcgATCAAAAAATTGTACATTGTAATTAAGTCATAACTCAAAGTAACAAATATTAAATCGAATGTACTGTTTTGATTTCAAACTCATCACCTCACAATTACATGAATTAATTACAGtgatatttatcaatatttaaaaaaaatcacatatttcactattttcaaaactaatatttctattttttagaagtcaaaataaatgtattataaTCAATTATCCAAAATAAAATGTGTACCAAAAATAACCCAAGCAAACCATCAATAAAAACTCACCATTAGTTAATAGCATCACCCAACAAGCCCACCACAAAAGAGccaaataaaaaaagtgatcATAACTAAGACAAACCATCATATCTAAGCTAC
It includes:
- the LOC101514388 gene encoding protein TOC75, chloroplastic, translated to MSSSFITSNRLTPTLSPPPHPLRRRNNRISRPSSFKCHLSSSDDHTDSSNSSSLFKTLSTTLAVSSAASALFLTDSLHFLIPDLSGGNANGGLGGSGGGSSSGGGGGGGGNWFNGDEGSFWSRILSPSRAIADEPKSQDWDSHELPVNITVQLNKLSGFKRYKISEITFFDRKTKRKIGTEDSFLDMVSLKPGGVYTKAQLQKELESLASCGMFEKVDMEGKTNADGSMSLTISFAESMWEKAERFRCINVGLMGQSKPVEMDPDMTEREKLEFFRRQEREYKRRIDTSRPCLLAPQVYWEIKEMLSKQGRVSARLLQRIRDRVQKWYHDEGYACAQVVNFGNLNTREVVCEVVEGDITQLSIQFLDKLGNVVEGNTEVPVVQRELPRQLEPGHIFNIEAGKQALRNINSLALFSNIEVNPRPDEKNEGSIIVEIKVKELEQKSAEVSTEWSIVPGRGGRPTLASLQPGGTITFEHRNLQGLNRSLTGSVTTSNFWNPQDDLAFKMEYAHPYLDGVHNPRNRTLRVNCFNSRKLSPVFTGGPGVDEVPSIWVDRAGVKTNITENFSRQSKFTYGLVMEEIITRDETNNICSNGQRVLPNGGISADGPPTTLSGTGIDRMAFLQANITRDNTRFVNGAIIGSRNMFQVDQGLGVGSNFPFFNRHQLTVTRFFQLKSVEEGAGKPPPPVLVLHGHYGGCVGDLPSYDAFTLGGPYSVRGYNMGEIGAARNILELAAEVRVPVKGTHVYAFAEHGTDLGSSKYVKGNPTEVYRRMGQGSSYGVGMKLGLVRAEYAVDHNSGTGAIFFRFGERF